A portion of the Flavobacterium limnophilum genome contains these proteins:
- a CDS encoding glycoside hydrolase family 31 protein has product MITNTELEFKGNQYPSKIVSIKREVDSVYFHTEGSVILKLTILRDSLLRFRYTTKGYFSNDFSYAIDKSQLHGYNFLEVTEADLYYQVKTSKVLCRIFKLDLRVSIYDLNENAILEDELGFHWEESYEYGGNIVKMSKSSKDGECFYGLGDKATQMNLKGKRVENFATDQYAFGKDQEPLYKVVPFYVGLQNKKAYGIFFDNTFRTYFDFCHERRNVTSYWAEGGEMNYYFIYGPNMHDVVTTYTDLTGKPELPPLWALGYHQCKWSYYPESNVKEVAAKFRELQIPCDAIYLDIDYMEGFRCFTWNKEYFPDPKRMVTELAADGFKTIVIIDPGIKIDKEYSVYKEALEKDYFCKRADGPYMKGKVWPGECNFPDYTNPVVREWWAGLFKELISDIGVKGVWNDMNEPAVMEVPNKTFPMDVRHDYDGNPCSHRKAHNIYGTQMARATYHGVKRFAYPKRPFVITRSAYSGAQRYTSSWTGDNVATWEHLWIANIQVQRMCISGMGFTGSDIGGFAEQPSGELYARWIQLGVFHPFCRTHSSGDHGNQEPWAFDEEVIDITRKFVSLRYQLLPYLYTMFWQYIEEGIPMLKPLVYFDQEDTQTYYRNDEFIFGNQILVCPILEPNSLGRRMYIPRGQWYNYWTNELISGGKEIWVDTKFDQIPIFVKAGAIIPKYPVQQYVGELEFDELTLDFYYKEGKEKSVVYEDAQDGYDYKKGRYSLLSFQTIGKEKELIIQLHKEGKYDTNYSKFKINIFGLPFKIKEIEIDNETVLFDALTFEKENYLILDKEFSELHIIGE; this is encoded by the coding sequence ATGATTACAAATACAGAATTAGAATTTAAAGGAAATCAATATCCATCCAAGATCGTTTCGATCAAGCGCGAAGTGGATTCTGTATATTTTCATACTGAAGGCAGTGTCATTTTAAAATTGACGATATTAAGAGACAGTTTGCTGCGTTTTCGATACACTACAAAAGGATATTTCAGCAACGATTTTTCGTATGCCATTGACAAAAGCCAATTGCACGGCTACAATTTTCTTGAGGTTACAGAAGCGGACTTGTATTACCAAGTAAAAACCAGCAAGGTACTCTGCAGAATTTTCAAATTAGATCTGAGAGTATCTATTTATGACTTGAATGAAAATGCTATTCTTGAAGACGAGTTGGGCTTTCATTGGGAAGAAAGCTATGAATACGGCGGGAATATTGTCAAGATGAGCAAATCATCCAAAGATGGCGAATGTTTTTATGGTCTTGGCGACAAAGCGACCCAAATGAATTTGAAGGGGAAAAGAGTGGAGAATTTTGCCACCGATCAATATGCTTTCGGCAAAGATCAAGAACCTTTATATAAGGTAGTGCCTTTTTATGTTGGATTGCAAAACAAAAAAGCTTATGGAATTTTCTTTGACAATACTTTTAGAACCTATTTTGATTTCTGTCATGAAAGAAGAAACGTGACCAGTTATTGGGCAGAAGGTGGCGAGATGAATTATTATTTCATATATGGTCCCAATATGCACGACGTGGTTACCACTTATACGGATTTGACCGGAAAACCAGAATTGCCGCCACTTTGGGCACTGGGATACCACCAGTGTAAATGGAGTTACTATCCGGAAAGTAATGTGAAAGAAGTGGCGGCAAAATTCAGGGAATTGCAAATACCATGCGATGCCATTTATTTGGACATAGATTATATGGAAGGCTTCCGTTGTTTTACATGGAACAAAGAGTATTTTCCTGATCCCAAACGAATGGTGACCGAATTGGCCGCAGACGGATTTAAAACTATTGTAATTATTGATCCAGGCATCAAGATAGACAAAGAATACTCGGTTTATAAAGAAGCTTTGGAGAAAGATTATTTCTGCAAAAGAGCCGATGGTCCCTATATGAAAGGAAAAGTTTGGCCCGGTGAATGTAATTTTCCAGATTATACCAATCCCGTGGTTCGAGAATGGTGGGCAGGATTGTTCAAGGAATTAATTTCGGATATCGGCGTAAAAGGAGTTTGGAATGACATGAATGAACCCGCCGTAATGGAAGTTCCAAATAAAACTTTTCCAATGGATGTGCGTCACGATTATGACGGAAATCCTTGTAGCCACAGAAAAGCGCATAATATTTATGGAACCCAAATGGCAAGGGCGACTTATCACGGGGTAAAACGATTCGCTTATCCAAAAAGACCTTTCGTGATTACGAGATCGGCTTATTCGGGAGCGCAACGTTATACGTCTTCTTGGACAGGAGATAATGTGGCGACTTGGGAACATTTGTGGATTGCCAATATTCAAGTGCAAAGAATGTGTATTTCCGGAATGGGGTTCACCGGTTCGGATATCGGTGGATTTGCGGAACAACCTTCGGGCGAATTATATGCACGTTGGATTCAATTGGGGGTTTTTCATCCTTTTTGCAGAACACATTCCTCGGGCGATCACGGTAATCAAGAACCTTGGGCGTTTGACGAGGAAGTTATCGACATTACCCGAAAGTTTGTCAGTTTGCGTTATCAATTGCTACCTTATTTATATACCATGTTTTGGCAGTATATCGAGGAGGGAATTCCGATGTTGAAACCGTTGGTTTATTTTGATCAAGAAGATACCCAAACGTATTATCGAAATGACGAATTTATTTTTGGAAACCAAATTTTGGTATGTCCAATCCTTGAGCCTAATTCATTGGGACGAAGAATGTATATTCCCCGTGGCCAATGGTACAATTACTGGACTAACGAATTAATTTCGGGGGGAAAAGAAATTTGGGTGGACACCAAGTTTGACCAAATTCCGATTTTTGTAAAAGCCGGTGCCATAATTCCAAAATATCCTGTACAACAATATGTCGGTGAATTGGAATTCGACGAGTTGACTTTGGATTTTTATTATAAGGAAGGTAAAGAAAAGTCGGTGGTTTATGAAGACGCTCAAGATGGTTATGATTATAAAAAAGGAAGATATAGTTTATTGTCATTTCAAACCATCGGAAAAGAAAAAGAGTTAATCATTCAATTGCACAAAGAAGGCAAGTATGATACCAATTATTCTAAATTCAAGATTAACATTTTCGGTTTGCCATTCAAAATTAAAGAAATTGAAATAGACAACGAAACAGTCTTGTTTGATGCATTGACATTCGAAAAAGAAAATTATTTAATTCTAGACAAAGAATTTTCAGAATTGCATATTATTGGAGAGTAA
- the glgB gene encoding 1,4-alpha-glucan branching protein GlgB has translation MNTVQPYSLFTDFDIDLFKAGKHFRLYEKLGAHIIEVDGVKGVYFAVWAPSARSVSVVGDFNYWIQGEHLLQVRWDSSGIWEGFIPGLEKGTTYKYKIQSNNGGIITEKADPFALYCEHPPHTASVIWDLNYDWKDKNWMETRKGHNDLDKPYSVYEVHLGSWKRNAEGKFLTYLELAEELVDYIKETGFTHVEFMPIMEYPYDPSWGYQLVGYFAPTSRFGKPQDFMVLVDKLHQAGIGVILDWVPSHFPEDAHGLGFFDGSNLFEHPDRKKGYHPDWKSLVFNYGRNEVRAFLISNAIFWLQQYHVDGLRVDAVASMLYLDYSRNEGEWEPNIFGGRENLDTISFLKDFNEAVYSSFEGVQTIAEESTSFPMVSRPTFMGGLGFGMKWMMGWMHDTLEYFKKDTVYRKYHQNDLTFSMTYAFSENFMLPLSHDEVVYGKKSIAGRMPGDEWQKFANLRLLYGYMFTHPGTKLLFMGSEFGQSAEWNFEGSLDWHLLQYGFHEGIKKTITDLNALYKNYPALHEKQFSPEGFEWINYSDHQNAVMSYIRKGNNPKEDVVVVCNFTQVVRENYRIGLPQKGKLEEIFNSDAAIYGGSGVLNSSELVIESSPYDGREYSIELTLPPLSVTVYKFN, from the coding sequence ATGAACACTGTACAACCTTATTCCCTTTTTACCGATTTCGATATTGATTTATTCAAAGCGGGAAAACATTTCAGATTATACGAAAAATTAGGCGCACATATTATCGAAGTGGATGGCGTAAAAGGCGTTTATTTTGCCGTTTGGGCACCATCGGCACGTTCCGTTTCCGTGGTTGGGGATTTCAATTATTGGATTCAGGGCGAACACCTCTTGCAAGTGCGTTGGGATTCTTCAGGAATCTGGGAAGGGTTTATTCCGGGTTTGGAAAAAGGAACTACCTACAAGTATAAAATCCAATCCAACAATGGCGGAATCATCACCGAAAAAGCAGATCCATTCGCTTTGTATTGTGAGCATCCACCGCATACCGCTTCCGTAATTTGGGATTTGAATTACGATTGGAAAGACAAAAACTGGATGGAAACCCGCAAAGGACACAATGATTTGGACAAACCCTATTCTGTCTATGAAGTGCATTTGGGTTCTTGGAAGCGCAATGCCGAAGGCAAATTTTTGACTTATCTTGAATTGGCCGAAGAGTTGGTTGATTATATTAAAGAAACCGGTTTTACACACGTGGAATTTATGCCCATAATGGAATATCCGTATGATCCGTCTTGGGGATATCAATTAGTGGGATATTTTGCGCCTACTTCCCGTTTTGGAAAACCGCAGGATTTTATGGTTTTGGTCGATAAATTGCACCAAGCTGGAATTGGGGTAATACTGGATTGGGTTCCTTCCCATTTCCCGGAAGATGCCCACGGTTTGGGATTTTTTGACGGATCGAATCTTTTCGAACATCCCGACCGCAAAAAGGGCTATCATCCCGATTGGAAAAGTTTGGTTTTCAATTATGGACGAAATGAAGTACGTGCTTTTTTGATCAGCAACGCTATTTTCTGGTTGCAACAATATCACGTCGATGGACTTCGAGTGGATGCCGTGGCGTCGATGCTTTACTTGGATTATTCCAGAAATGAAGGCGAATGGGAACCCAATATTTTTGGAGGCAGGGAAAATCTGGACACCATAAGTTTCTTGAAGGATTTCAACGAAGCCGTTTATTCCAGTTTTGAAGGCGTGCAAACCATAGCCGAGGAAAGTACTTCATTTCCAATGGTTTCCAGACCTACGTTTATGGGAGGATTGGGTTTTGGAATGAAATGGATGATGGGCTGGATGCACGATACCTTGGAATATTTCAAAAAAGACACGGTGTATAGAAAATACCATCAAAACGACTTGACTTTTTCGATGACCTACGCTTTTTCCGAGAATTTTATGTTGCCGCTTTCCCATGATGAAGTCGTTTATGGCAAGAAATCAATAGCGGGAAGAATGCCTGGCGACGAATGGCAGAAATTTGCCAATTTACGTTTGCTTTATGGCTACATGTTTACGCATCCAGGAACGAAATTGTTGTTTATGGGAAGTGAATTTGGTCAAAGTGCCGAATGGAATTTTGAAGGAAGCCTGGATTGGCATTTGTTGCAATATGGTTTCCATGAAGGCATCAAAAAAACAATAACCGACTTGAATGCTTTGTATAAAAATTATCCGGCATTGCACGAAAAACAGTTCAGTCCGGAAGGTTTCGAATGGATTAATTATTCCGATCACCAAAATGCCGTGATGTCTTATATTCGAAAAGGAAACAATCCAAAAGAGGATGTGGTCGTGGTATGTAATTTCACCCAAGTGGTTCGTGAAAACTATCGCATTGGTTTGCCTCAAAAAGGAAAATTGGAAGAAATTTTCAACAGTGATGCAGCCATTTATGGAGGTAGTGGGGTATTGAATTCCAGTGAGTTGGTTATAGAATCCTCTCCTTATGACGGCAGGGAATATTCAATAGAATTAACATTGCCGCCATTGAGCGTGACTGTTTACAAGTTTAATTAA
- a CDS encoding HepT-like ribonuclease domain-containing protein — MTEKSKKYLSDVLMAIDLINEFTIGISDFNLYDKDRKTQSAVERQLVIIGEALNKLRQIEPQIIIENDHQIIGFRNRLVHAYDSIDNSIVWAIINRHLEKLRLEIENFQNE, encoded by the coding sequence ATGACGGAAAAGAGCAAAAAGTATCTTTCTGATGTCTTGATGGCAATAGACTTGATTAACGAATTTACTATTGGTATTTCAGATTTCAATCTTTATGATAAAGACAGGAAAACCCAAAGTGCCGTCGAAAGACAATTGGTCATTATTGGTGAAGCTCTCAATAAATTGAGACAAATTGAGCCTCAAATTATAATTGAAAATGACCATCAAATTATTGGATTTCGTAATCGTTTAGTTCACGCCTATGACAGTATAGACAATTCAATTGTTTGGGCAATAATAAATCGACATTTGGAAAAATTAAGATTGGAAATCGAGAATTTTCAAAATGAATAA
- a CDS encoding nucleotidyltransferase family protein: MKESIQLKLAEFLALCKSHNVKNIYAFGSAVTENFNEESSDIDLLIEIENEDPIERGENLMDIWDKLEVFFQRKVDLLTSSSIKNPILKKNIEATKILLYDGKEQKVSF; the protein is encoded by the coding sequence ATGAAAGAATCCATACAACTGAAATTAGCAGAATTTTTGGCATTATGCAAAAGCCATAATGTCAAAAATATTTATGCTTTTGGTTCTGCCGTAACTGAAAATTTCAATGAGGAATCTAGCGATATTGATTTGTTGATTGAAATTGAAAATGAAGATCCAATAGAACGTGGAGAAAACTTGATGGATATTTGGGATAAACTCGAAGTGTTTTTTCAAAGAAAAGTGGATTTATTGACTAGTTCATCCATCAAAAATCCAATTCTCAAAAAAAATATTGAAGCGACAAAAATTTTACTTTATGACGGAAAAGAGCAAAAAGTATCTTTCTGA
- a CDS encoding alpha-1,4-glucan--maltose-1-phosphate maltosyltransferase produces MQNQTRIVIENLSPQIDCGAYYVKRVVGQSITVTADVFSDGHDIIECCVKFKHEADKNWQEVRMVPKENEQWTATFKVEKQGLYAYFVEGWVDYALNWQHGTERKIHDNQYVKSELLEGAEYVKSVLELANDSEKEYLEKLAVYFTNESDYDKAIQEAMSAELHQIFKKYPIRFLENNSKELQVYVDRKKALFSTWYEFFPRSASAEEGKHGTFKDCERLLPRVASMGFDTLYFPPIHPIGEVNRKGKNNATNAEPGDVGSPWGIGSQYGGHKSTHPELGSIEDFKSLVKKAKELGIEVAMDYALQAAPDHPYVKDFPQWFKWRPDGTVQYAENPPKKYQDIQPIYFESGDWKNLWKELLDVALFWIEECDVKIYRVDNPHTKPFFFWGWLIGEIKKKHPDVLFLAEAFTRPKIMNELAKQGFTQSYTYFTWRNSKKELTEYVEELTQSEQKEFYRPNFWPNTPDINPYALQNGNESIHLQKYFLAATLSSSIGIYGPVFEYRVSTPMAPGKEEYLNSEKYEYFKWDWEKQNKITTLITRINTIRKEQVSLQQTNNIVFCATNNDQIMAYYKFDDDKQDETLMVASLDSNYTAQSMVLLPNELHGSLPLKITDLITGNNYIWNSEWNFVELSPDLPFHLFKIER; encoded by the coding sequence ATGCAGAATCAAACCCGAATAGTAATAGAAAACCTCTCGCCTCAAATAGATTGCGGAGCTTATTATGTAAAAAGAGTTGTTGGCCAATCCATAACCGTAACGGCCGATGTTTTTTCCGATGGACACGACATTATCGAATGTTGCGTGAAATTCAAGCACGAAGCCGACAAAAATTGGCAAGAAGTTCGAATGGTTCCAAAAGAAAACGAACAATGGACCGCCACTTTCAAAGTAGAAAAACAAGGATTGTATGCCTATTTTGTCGAAGGCTGGGTCGATTATGCTTTGAACTGGCAACACGGCACCGAACGCAAAATTCACGACAACCAGTACGTAAAATCAGAACTTTTGGAAGGAGCCGAATACGTGAAATCAGTCCTGGAATTAGCCAATGATTCCGAGAAAGAATATCTCGAAAAACTGGCTGTTTATTTCACCAACGAGTCGGATTACGACAAGGCAATTCAAGAAGCAATGTCTGCAGAACTGCACCAAATCTTCAAGAAATATCCCATTCGATTCCTGGAAAACAACTCCAAGGAATTGCAGGTTTACGTGGACAGAAAAAAGGCATTGTTTAGCACTTGGTACGAGTTTTTTCCACGTTCCGCCTCCGCCGAAGAAGGGAAACACGGAACTTTCAAGGATTGCGAAAGATTGTTGCCCAGAGTGGCTTCAATGGGTTTTGATACCTTGTATTTCCCGCCGATTCATCCCATTGGTGAAGTAAACCGAAAGGGAAAAAATAATGCCACTAATGCGGAACCTGGAGATGTAGGTTCGCCTTGGGGAATTGGTTCGCAATATGGCGGACACAAATCCACGCATCCAGAATTGGGAAGCATTGAAGATTTCAAATCCTTGGTCAAAAAGGCAAAAGAGTTGGGAATTGAAGTCGCCATGGATTATGCTTTGCAAGCCGCTCCCGATCATCCTTACGTGAAAGATTTTCCACAGTGGTTCAAATGGCGTCCCGATGGAACGGTACAATATGCCGAAAATCCACCCAAAAAATACCAAGACATCCAGCCCATTTATTTTGAAAGCGGTGATTGGAAAAATCTTTGGAAAGAATTGTTGGACGTGGCTTTGTTTTGGATTGAAGAATGCGATGTCAAAATTTATAGAGTCGATAATCCACATACAAAACCCTTCTTTTTCTGGGGTTGGTTGATTGGCGAAATCAAGAAAAAACATCCCGATGTGTTGTTTTTGGCGGAAGCTTTCACGCGTCCAAAAATTATGAACGAATTGGCCAAACAAGGATTTACGCAATCGTACACCTATTTTACTTGGAGAAATTCCAAAAAAGAATTGACGGAATATGTGGAAGAATTAACCCAGTCCGAACAAAAAGAATTTTATCGTCCCAATTTTTGGCCCAATACGCCCGACATCAATCCTTATGCTTTGCAAAACGGGAATGAATCCATCCATCTCCAAAAATATTTTTTGGCAGCAACCTTGAGTTCCAGCATAGGGATTTACGGTCCGGTTTTCGAGTATCGAGTTTCCACGCCAATGGCGCCAGGAAAAGAGGAATATTTGAATTCGGAAAAGTACGAGTATTTTAAATGGGATTGGGAAAAGCAAAATAAAATTACCACGCTGATTACCCGAATCAACACCATTAGAAAGGAACAAGTTTCGCTGCAACAAACCAACAACATTGTTTTTTGTGCCACGAACAACGACCAGATTATGGCTTATTATAAATTTGATGATGACAAACAGGACGAAACCTTGATGGTTGCCAGTCTCGATTCCAACTATACGGCCCAATCCATGGTGTTGCTTCCAAATGAATTGCACGGCAGTCTTCCTTTAAAGATTACCGATTTAATTACAGGAAATAACTATATTTGGAATAGTGAATGGAATTTCGTGGAGCTTTCTCCTGATTTGCCTTTTCATTTGTTTAAAATTGAACGATAA
- a CDS encoding glucose-1-phosphate adenylyltransferase, protein MKAKRKNVIAIILGGGQGSRLSPLTESRSKPAVPIGGKYRLVDIPISNCMNSDIYRIFVLTQFNSASLNAHIKNTYHFSIFSQAFVDILAAEQTPDNPRWFQGTADAVRQCMPHFLNHDFDYALILSGDQLYQMDLNQMIEEHIKNEADISIATLPVNAKDAPEFGILKTNSENFIEAFIEKPAKELLPEWTSDVSDQMKSEGKHYLASMGIYVFNRKFLLDVMAESSTQDFGKEIIPQAVGNKKIFSFQYEGYWTDIGNIDSFFEANIGLTDDVPKFNLFDDDNKIVTRPRLLPPTKFKRTHIDKSLISEGCIINAKEIIRSVIGIRARIGEGTIIQNTYVMGNDFYQSIEEMNEDIKNNKKLVGIGERCFINNAIVDKNSRIGNDVYISGGKHLENHTNELYTIKEGIVVVKKGAVIPDNFVIK, encoded by the coding sequence ATGAAGGCTAAAAGGAAAAATGTTATTGCAATTATTCTCGGTGGTGGTCAAGGCTCCCGATTATCTCCATTGACAGAATCACGTTCAAAACCCGCAGTTCCAATTGGGGGAAAATATCGTTTGGTCGATATTCCCATCTCGAACTGCATGAATTCGGATATTTATCGAATATTTGTATTGACACAGTTCAATTCGGCGTCTTTGAATGCCCACATCAAGAACACCTATCATTTCAGTATTTTTAGTCAAGCTTTTGTCGATATTTTGGCGGCAGAACAAACTCCCGACAATCCAAGATGGTTTCAGGGAACTGCAGATGCCGTAAGGCAATGCATGCCCCATTTTCTGAATCACGATTTTGATTATGCCTTGATCCTTTCGGGGGACCAATTGTATCAAATGGACTTGAATCAAATGATCGAGGAGCACATCAAAAACGAAGCCGATATTTCTATCGCCACCTTGCCGGTAAATGCAAAAGACGCGCCTGAGTTTGGAATTTTAAAGACCAATTCCGAAAATTTTATCGAGGCTTTCATCGAAAAACCCGCCAAGGAACTTTTGCCGGAATGGACTTCCGACGTGAGTGACCAAATGAAAAGCGAAGGCAAACATTATCTGGCATCGATGGGGATTTATGTCTTCAACAGGAAATTCTTGTTGGACGTTATGGCGGAATCCAGCACCCAAGATTTTGGAAAAGAAATTATTCCCCAAGCCGTTGGGAACAAAAAAATATTCAGTTTCCAGTACGAAGGCTATTGGACAGATATCGGTAATATTGATTCCTTTTTTGAAGCCAATATCGGGTTGACGGATGATGTTCCTAAATTTAATTTATTTGACGACGACAACAAGATTGTTACTCGTCCACGATTGTTGCCTCCCACAAAGTTCAAAAGAACACATATTGACAAATCATTGATTTCTGAAGGCTGCATCATCAATGCCAAAGAAATTATTCGTTCGGTAATTGGAATCAGGGCTAGAATAGGAGAGGGAACAATTATCCAAAATACTTATGTTATGGGTAACGATTTCTACCAAAGCATAGAGGAAATGAACGAAGACATTAAAAACAATAAAAAACTGGTGGGAATTGGCGAAAGATGCTTCATAAACAACGCCATTGTGGATAAAAACTCCCGAATTGGAAACGATGTTTACATCAGTGGAGGAAAGCATTTGGAGAATCATACCAATGAATTATATACCATCAAAGAAGGAATTGTTGTTGTCAAAAAAGGAGCGGTCATACCGGATAATTTCGTTATCAAATAG
- a CDS encoding glycogen synthase, which yields MEIFHIAAECYPAAKVGGLADVVGALPKYQNSAGHLVSVVLPRYETKFINENEFDCVHSDFVKLGNFNFPFNILKERTGKLGYELYLVEIPELFDRKEIYGHEDDIERFVSFQIATLDWINTRTAMPDVINCHDHHTGLIPFMMMYANKYEKLKDTPTVITIHNSIYQGQFGFDKLYYLPEFDLSKVTLLEWDNRINSLATAIKCASAVTTVSPNYLNEINYSAYGLESLFNLVRYKSRGILNGIDMEVWNPATDKMLEKNYSIKNFKKGKQENKEKLCAEHNLDPTKPLFSFIGRLLEEKGADLLPHAAAMSLSENYKEINILVLGSGNTEIENQLTHLLTSFKGNYNAVIGYDEALAHQIYAGSDFLLMPSRVEPCGLNQMYAMRYGTIPIVRRTGGLKDTVIDFGDNGNGICHDQASVGDICYSIQRAVNLYKDKKKINDIRKKGMAIDHSWESVCQEYIEGYNLILNKNEG from the coding sequence ATGGAAATATTTCATATAGCTGCGGAGTGTTATCCGGCAGCAAAGGTTGGTGGCTTGGCTGATGTAGTGGGAGCATTGCCCAAATATCAGAATAGTGCGGGGCATCTTGTTAGCGTGGTGCTGCCTCGTTATGAAACCAAGTTCATTAACGAAAATGAATTTGATTGTGTCCATTCCGATTTTGTAAAATTGGGGAATTTTAATTTTCCTTTTAATATCTTGAAGGAAAGAACAGGAAAACTTGGCTACGAGTTGTATTTAGTCGAAATTCCGGAACTTTTTGACAGAAAAGAAATTTACGGTCATGAAGATGACATCGAACGATTCGTGTCGTTCCAGATAGCCACCTTGGATTGGATTAATACCAGAACAGCAATGCCGGACGTGATTAACTGTCACGATCATCATACGGGCTTGATTCCGTTCATGATGATGTATGCCAATAAATATGAGAAACTAAAGGATACGCCAACGGTAATAACCATTCATAATTCCATTTATCAAGGGCAATTTGGATTCGATAAATTGTATTATTTGCCGGAGTTCGATTTGTCGAAAGTAACTCTTTTGGAATGGGACAACAGGATTAATTCATTGGCCACAGCCATCAAATGTGCTTCGGCAGTAACCACGGTTTCGCCCAATTATTTGAACGAAATCAATTATTCGGCTTATGGATTGGAATCCTTGTTTAATCTCGTAAGATACAAGTCCAGAGGAATTTTGAACGGGATTGACATGGAAGTCTGGAATCCAGCCACGGATAAAATGTTGGAGAAAAATTATTCGATTAAAAATTTCAAAAAAGGAAAGCAGGAAAACAAGGAAAAGTTGTGTGCTGAGCATAATTTAGATCCCACAAAACCGCTTTTTAGTTTTATTGGAAGATTATTGGAAGAGAAAGGAGCCGATTTGTTGCCTCACGCTGCCGCGATGTCTTTGTCTGAAAATTACAAGGAAATCAATATATTGGTTTTGGGTTCCGGGAATACCGAAATAGAAAACCAATTGACCCATTTATTGACCAGTTTCAAAGGAAATTACAATGCCGTTATTGGCTATGATGAAGCGTTGGCCCATCAAATTTATGCAGGTTCCGATTTTTTGTTGATGCCTTCCAGAGTCGAGCCTTGCGGGCTGAACCAAATGTATGCCATGCGTTACGGAACGATTCCCATCGTGCGAAGAACAGGAGGATTGAAGGACACTGTAATTGATTTTGGTGACAACGGAAATGGAATTTGCCACGATCAAGCCAGTGTTGGAGATATTTGTTATTCGATTCAAAGGGCGGTAAATTTATATAAAGACAAGAAAAAAATTAATGATATTCGAAAAAAGGGAATGGCTATTGACCATTCTTGGGAAAGCGTTTGTCAAGAATATATAGAGGGGTACAATTTAATACTAAACAAAAATGAAGGCTAA
- a CDS encoding alpha/beta hydrolase gives MTSKLSQSLKIPKIILHGSKLIAYFSPNLATLFAAKLFTSPIKHKIPKREWEMDSKSTQTLIEIPKINKKVVLYQYGESSKKILLVHGWSGRGTQLFKIADELLKAGYCTISFDAPAHGKSPGKTTIMADFVEAILEIEKQFGPFEAAVGHSLGGMSLLNSVKKGLEINNLAIIGSGDIVQDILDDFIKKLGLKPEISIRLRIHFEKKHGLEMDSFSGYKSAMEITIPVLVLHDKKDLDIPVTAGINIHKHLKNGKLFLTEGLGHRKILGNSEVIEKVVRFINQT, from the coding sequence ATGACCTCTAAACTTTCACAATCATTGAAAATTCCTAAAATAATCCTACACGGCAGTAAACTTATCGCTTATTTTTCTCCAAATCTGGCAACCTTGTTTGCCGCAAAACTATTTACGTCTCCGATAAAACATAAAATTCCAAAAAGAGAATGGGAGATGGACAGCAAAAGCACGCAAACATTAATTGAAATCCCAAAAATTAATAAAAAAGTAGTTCTTTACCAATATGGCGAAAGCAGCAAGAAAATCTTGTTGGTTCACGGATGGTCGGGACGAGGAACACAGCTTTTCAAAATTGCCGATGAATTATTGAAAGCAGGCTATTGCACCATCAGTTTTGACGCACCTGCCCACGGAAAATCGCCAGGAAAAACCACCATTATGGCAGATTTTGTCGAAGCAATATTGGAAATAGAGAAACAATTTGGTCCTTTCGAAGCCGCCGTCGGACATTCTTTGGGAGGGATGTCGTTGTTGAATTCGGTAAAAAAAGGACTTGAAATCAATAATTTGGCAATCATTGGAAGCGGAGACATCGTACAGGATATTCTGGACGATTTTATAAAAAAATTAGGTTTAAAACCAGAAATAAGCATTCGTTTACGCATCCATTTCGAAAAAAAACACGGCTTGGAAATGGACAGTTTCTCCGGCTACAAATCGGCAATGGAAATAACCATTCCTGTCTTGGTACTGCACGACAAAAAGGATCTCGATATTCCCGTAACAGCAGGAATCAACATCCACAAGCACTTGAAAAACGGTAAATTATTTTTAACCGAAGGACTTGGACATCGCAAGATTCTGGGGAATTCTGAGGTGATAGAGAAAGTGGTTCGGTTTATCAATCAAACTTGA